From Arvicanthis niloticus isolate mArvNil1 chromosome 22, mArvNil1.pat.X, whole genome shotgun sequence, the proteins below share one genomic window:
- the Dtx3 gene encoding putative E3 ubiquitin-protein ligase DTX3 isoform X4 → MSFVLSRMAACGGSCKNKVTVSKPVWDFLSKETPARLARLREEHRVSILIDGETSDIYVLQLSPQGPPPAPPNGLYLARKALKGLLKEAEKELKKAQRQGELMGCLALGGGGEHPELHRPGPPPLRAAPLLPPGARGLPPPPPPLPPPLPPRLREDTEEQESTCPICLGEIQNAKTLEKCRHSFCEGCITRALQVKKACPMCGRFYGQLVGNQPQNGRMLVSKDATLLLPSYEKYGTIVIQYVFPPGVQGAEHPNPGVRYPGTTRVAYLPDCPEGNKVLTLFRKAFDQRLTFTIGTSMTTGRPNVITWNDIHHKTSCTGGPQLFGYPDPTYLTRVQEELRAKGITDD, encoded by the exons A TGTCGTTCGTCCTGTCCAGAATGGCAGCCTGTGGAGGCTCCTGCAAGAACAAAGTGACTGTCTCCAAGCCTGTGTGGGACTTCCTGAGCAAGGAGACCCCAGCCCGGCTGGCCCGGCTTCGGGAGGAGCACCGAGTGTCCATCCTCATTGATGGCGAGACTTCTGACATCTATGTGCTCCAGCTGTCCCCACAGGgtcctcccccagcccctcccaacGGGCTCTACCTGGCCAGGAAGGCTCTCAAGGGGCTcctgaaagaggcagagaaagagctgAAGAAAGCTCAGAGGCAGGGGGAGCTCATGGGCTGCCTGGctttgggtggtggtggggagcatCCTGAGCTGCACCGCCCAGGCCCCCCTCCTCTCCGAGCAGCCCCACTCCTGCCCCCAGGGGCAAGAGggctcccccctcctccccctcccttgccCCCTCCACTCCCTCCTCGTCTCAGAGAGGACACTGAAGAGCAGGAAAGCACCTGCCCCATTTGCCTGGGGGAGATACAGAACGCCAAGACGCTGGAGAAGTGCAGGCACTCCTTCTGTGAGGGCTGCATCACTCGGGCCCTGCAGGTGAAAAAGGCCTGCCCCATGTGCGGCCGATTCTATGGGCAGCTGGTGGGCAACCAGCCCCAAAACGGGCGGATGCTGGTCTCCAAGGACGCCACCCTCCTGCTGCCCAGCTACGAGAAGTACGGCACCATTGTCATCCAATATGTCTTCCCGCCTGGCGTCCAGGGG gcTGAACACCCCAACCCAGGAGTTCGGTACCCTGGTACCACACGGGTGGCCTACCTCCCGGACTGCCCCGAGGGCAACAAGGTGCTGACCCTGTTCCGAAAGGCATTTGACCAGCGTCTCACCTTCACGATCGGCACGTCCATGACTACAGGGAGACCTAATGTCATCACTTGGAACGATATCCACCACAAGACCAGCTGCACAGGGGGACCCCAGCT GTTTGGGTATCCAGACCCAACCTACCTGACTAGGGTGCAAGAGGAGCTGCGAGCCAAGGGAATCACAGACGACTGA
- the Dtx3 gene encoding putative E3 ubiquitin-protein ligase DTX3 isoform X3 encodes MPILSSSGSKMAACGGSCKNKVTVSKPVWDFLSKETPARLARLREEHRVSILIDGETSDIYVLQLSPQGPPPAPPNGLYLARKALKGLLKEAEKELKKAQRQGELMGCLALGGGGEHPELHRPGPPPLRAAPLLPPGARGLPPPPPPLPPPLPPRLREDTEEQESTCPICLGEIQNAKTLEKCRHSFCEGCITRALQVKKACPMCGRFYGQLVGNQPQNGRMLVSKDATLLLPSYEKYGTIVIQYVFPPGVQGAEHPNPGVRYPGTTRVAYLPDCPEGNKVLTLFRKAFDQRLTFTIGTSMTTGRPNVITWNDIHHKTSCTGGPQLFGYPDPTYLTRVQEELRAKGITDD; translated from the exons ATGCCAATTCTAAGCTCTTCCGGATCAAA AATGGCAGCCTGTGGAGGCTCCTGCAAGAACAAAGTGACTGTCTCCAAGCCTGTGTGGGACTTCCTGAGCAAGGAGACCCCAGCCCGGCTGGCCCGGCTTCGGGAGGAGCACCGAGTGTCCATCCTCATTGATGGCGAGACTTCTGACATCTATGTGCTCCAGCTGTCCCCACAGGgtcctcccccagcccctcccaacGGGCTCTACCTGGCCAGGAAGGCTCTCAAGGGGCTcctgaaagaggcagagaaagagctgAAGAAAGCTCAGAGGCAGGGGGAGCTCATGGGCTGCCTGGctttgggtggtggtggggagcatCCTGAGCTGCACCGCCCAGGCCCCCCTCCTCTCCGAGCAGCCCCACTCCTGCCCCCAGGGGCAAGAGggctcccccctcctccccctcccttgccCCCTCCACTCCCTCCTCGTCTCAGAGAGGACACTGAAGAGCAGGAAAGCACCTGCCCCATTTGCCTGGGGGAGATACAGAACGCCAAGACGCTGGAGAAGTGCAGGCACTCCTTCTGTGAGGGCTGCATCACTCGGGCCCTGCAGGTGAAAAAGGCCTGCCCCATGTGCGGCCGATTCTATGGGCAGCTGGTGGGCAACCAGCCCCAAAACGGGCGGATGCTGGTCTCCAAGGACGCCACCCTCCTGCTGCCCAGCTACGAGAAGTACGGCACCATTGTCATCCAATATGTCTTCCCGCCTGGCGTCCAGGGG gcTGAACACCCCAACCCAGGAGTTCGGTACCCTGGTACCACACGGGTGGCCTACCTCCCGGACTGCCCCGAGGGCAACAAGGTGCTGACCCTGTTCCGAAAGGCATTTGACCAGCGTCTCACCTTCACGATCGGCACGTCCATGACTACAGGGAGACCTAATGTCATCACTTGGAACGATATCCACCACAAGACCAGCTGCACAGGGGGACCCCAGCT GTTTGGGTATCCAGACCCAACCTACCTGACTAGGGTGCAAGAGGAGCTGCGAGCCAAGGGAATCACAGACGACTGA
- the Dtx3 gene encoding putative E3 ubiquitin-protein ligase DTX3 isoform X2, with product MSFVLSRMAACGGSCKNKVTVSKPVWDFLSKETPARLARLREEHRVSILIDGETSDIYVLQLSPQGPPPAPPNGLYLARKALKGLLKEAEKELKKAQRQGELMGCLALGGGGEHPELHRPGPPPLRAAPLLPPGARGLPPPPPPLPPPLPPRLREDTEEQESTCPICLGEIQNAKTLEKCRHSFCEGCITRALQVKKACPMCGRFYGQLVGNQPQNGRMLVSKDATLLLPSYEKYGTIVIQYVFPPGVQGAEHPNPGVRYPGTTRVAYLPDCPEGNKVLTLFRKAFDQRLTFTIGTSMTTGRPNVITWNDIHHKTSCTGGPQLCDSSSSPSPWLLPFTISNLGEPSTLSVCFHPGPDVFSLTPFPHSPPPKKHTLAGLSRFWCSLLMGK from the exons A TGTCGTTCGTCCTGTCCAGAATGGCAGCCTGTGGAGGCTCCTGCAAGAACAAAGTGACTGTCTCCAAGCCTGTGTGGGACTTCCTGAGCAAGGAGACCCCAGCCCGGCTGGCCCGGCTTCGGGAGGAGCACCGAGTGTCCATCCTCATTGATGGCGAGACTTCTGACATCTATGTGCTCCAGCTGTCCCCACAGGgtcctcccccagcccctcccaacGGGCTCTACCTGGCCAGGAAGGCTCTCAAGGGGCTcctgaaagaggcagagaaagagctgAAGAAAGCTCAGAGGCAGGGGGAGCTCATGGGCTGCCTGGctttgggtggtggtggggagcatCCTGAGCTGCACCGCCCAGGCCCCCCTCCTCTCCGAGCAGCCCCACTCCTGCCCCCAGGGGCAAGAGggctcccccctcctccccctcccttgccCCCTCCACTCCCTCCTCGTCTCAGAGAGGACACTGAAGAGCAGGAAAGCACCTGCCCCATTTGCCTGGGGGAGATACAGAACGCCAAGACGCTGGAGAAGTGCAGGCACTCCTTCTGTGAGGGCTGCATCACTCGGGCCCTGCAGGTGAAAAAGGCCTGCCCCATGTGCGGCCGATTCTATGGGCAGCTGGTGGGCAACCAGCCCCAAAACGGGCGGATGCTGGTCTCCAAGGACGCCACCCTCCTGCTGCCCAGCTACGAGAAGTACGGCACCATTGTCATCCAATATGTCTTCCCGCCTGGCGTCCAGGGG gcTGAACACCCCAACCCAGGAGTTCGGTACCCTGGTACCACACGGGTGGCCTACCTCCCGGACTGCCCCGAGGGCAACAAGGTGCTGACCCTGTTCCGAAAGGCATTTGACCAGCGTCTCACCTTCACGATCGGCACGTCCATGACTACAGGGAGACCTAATGTCATCACTTGGAACGATATCCACCACAAGACCAGCTGCACAGGGGGACCCCAGCTGTGCGactcctcctcatctccttctccatggcttctcccTTTCACCATTTCTAATTTGGGGGAGCCATCCACCCTCTCAGTCTGTTTTCATCCTGGTCCTGATGTGTTCAGCTTAACACCtttcccccactccccaccccctaaAAAACATACTCTGGCCGGGTTATCTCGGTTTTGGTGCTCCCTCCTCATGGGGAAGTAG
- the Dtx3 gene encoding putative E3 ubiquitin-protein ligase DTX3 isoform X1, whose protein sequence is MPILSSSGSKMAACGGSCKNKVTVSKPVWDFLSKETPARLARLREEHRVSILIDGETSDIYVLQLSPQGPPPAPPNGLYLARKALKGLLKEAEKELKKAQRQGELMGCLALGGGGEHPELHRPGPPPLRAAPLLPPGARGLPPPPPPLPPPLPPRLREDTEEQESTCPICLGEIQNAKTLEKCRHSFCEGCITRALQVKKACPMCGRFYGQLVGNQPQNGRMLVSKDATLLLPSYEKYGTIVIQYVFPPGVQGAEHPNPGVRYPGTTRVAYLPDCPEGNKVLTLFRKAFDQRLTFTIGTSMTTGRPNVITWNDIHHKTSCTGGPQLCDSSSSPSPWLLPFTISNLGEPSTLSVCFHPGPDVFSLTPFPHSPPPKKHTLAGLSRFWCSLLMGK, encoded by the exons ATGCCAATTCTAAGCTCTTCCGGATCAAA AATGGCAGCCTGTGGAGGCTCCTGCAAGAACAAAGTGACTGTCTCCAAGCCTGTGTGGGACTTCCTGAGCAAGGAGACCCCAGCCCGGCTGGCCCGGCTTCGGGAGGAGCACCGAGTGTCCATCCTCATTGATGGCGAGACTTCTGACATCTATGTGCTCCAGCTGTCCCCACAGGgtcctcccccagcccctcccaacGGGCTCTACCTGGCCAGGAAGGCTCTCAAGGGGCTcctgaaagaggcagagaaagagctgAAGAAAGCTCAGAGGCAGGGGGAGCTCATGGGCTGCCTGGctttgggtggtggtggggagcatCCTGAGCTGCACCGCCCAGGCCCCCCTCCTCTCCGAGCAGCCCCACTCCTGCCCCCAGGGGCAAGAGggctcccccctcctccccctcccttgccCCCTCCACTCCCTCCTCGTCTCAGAGAGGACACTGAAGAGCAGGAAAGCACCTGCCCCATTTGCCTGGGGGAGATACAGAACGCCAAGACGCTGGAGAAGTGCAGGCACTCCTTCTGTGAGGGCTGCATCACTCGGGCCCTGCAGGTGAAAAAGGCCTGCCCCATGTGCGGCCGATTCTATGGGCAGCTGGTGGGCAACCAGCCCCAAAACGGGCGGATGCTGGTCTCCAAGGACGCCACCCTCCTGCTGCCCAGCTACGAGAAGTACGGCACCATTGTCATCCAATATGTCTTCCCGCCTGGCGTCCAGGGG gcTGAACACCCCAACCCAGGAGTTCGGTACCCTGGTACCACACGGGTGGCCTACCTCCCGGACTGCCCCGAGGGCAACAAGGTGCTGACCCTGTTCCGAAAGGCATTTGACCAGCGTCTCACCTTCACGATCGGCACGTCCATGACTACAGGGAGACCTAATGTCATCACTTGGAACGATATCCACCACAAGACCAGCTGCACAGGGGGACCCCAGCTGTGCGactcctcctcatctccttctccatggcttctcccTTTCACCATTTCTAATTTGGGGGAGCCATCCACCCTCTCAGTCTGTTTTCATCCTGGTCCTGATGTGTTCAGCTTAACACCtttcccccactccccaccccctaaAAAACATACTCTGGCCGGGTTATCTCGGTTTTGGTGCTCCCTCCTCATGGGGAAGTAG
- the Pip4k2c gene encoding phosphatidylinositol 5-phosphate 4-kinase type-2 gamma isoform X1 encodes MASSSVPPATAPAAAGGPGPGFGFASKTKKKHFVQQKVKVFRAADPLVGVFLWGVAHSINELSQVPPPVMLLPDDFKASSKIKVNNHLFHRENLPSHFKFKEYCPQVFRNLRDRFAIDDHDYLVSLTRSPPSETEGSDGRFLISYDRTLVIKEVSSEDIADMHSNLSNYHQYIVKCHGNTLLPQFLGMYRVSVENEDSYMLVMRNMFSHRLPVHRKYDLKGSLVSREASDKEKVKELPTLKDMDFLNKNQKVYIGEEEKKVFLEKLKRDVEFLVQLKIMDYSLLLGIHDIIRGSEPEEEGPVREEEAEWGGDCNLTGPPALVGSYGTSPEGIGGYIHSHRPLGPGEFESFIDVYAIRSAEGAPQKEVYFMGLIDILTQYDAKKKAAHAAKTVKHGAGAEISTVHPEQYAKRFLDFIANIFA; translated from the exons ATGGCGTCCTCCTCCGTCCCTCCCGCCACCGCACCCGCGGCAGCTGGAGGCCCCGGCCCGGGATTCGGCTTCGCCTCCAAAACCAAGAAGAAGCATTTCGTGCAGCAGAAAGTGAAGGTGTTCCGGGCCGCCGACCCGCTGGTGGGCGTGTTCCTGTGGGGCGTCGCCCACTCG ATCAACGAGCTTAGCCAGGTCCCGCCCCCAGTGATGCTGCTGCCAGATGACTTTAAAGCCAGCTCCAAGATCAAGGTCAACAATCACCTTTTCCATAG AGAAAATCTTCCCAGTCATTTCAAGTTCAAGGAGTACTGTCCCCAGGTCTTCAGGAATCTGCGGGATCGCTTTGCCATTGACGACCACGATTACTTG GTATCCCTTACTCGAAGCCCTCCAAGCGAAACCGAAGGCAGTGATGGCCGCTTCCTTATCTCCTATGACCGCACTCTGGTCATCAAAGAAGTGTCCAGTGAGGACATTGCGGACATGCACAGCAACCTCTCCAACTACCACCAG TACATAGTGAAGTGTCATGGAAACACACTTCTGCCCCAGTTCCTGGGCATGTACCGAGTCAGCGTGGAGAATGAAGACAGCTACATGCTTGTGATGCGTAATATGTTCAGTCATCGTCTTCCTGTGCATAGGAAGTACGACCTCAAG GGCTCTCTAGTGTCCCGGGAAGCCAGCGATAAGGAGAAG GTGAAAGAGCTGCCAACACTGAAGGACATGGACTTTCTCAACAAGAACCAGAAAGTGTACATtggtgaggaggagaagaaagtgtTCCTGGAGAAGCTGAAGCGAGATGTGGAG TTTCTAGTGCAGCTGAAGATCATGGACTACAGCCTTCTGCTGGGCATCCACGACATCATCCGGGGCTCTGAACCGGAGGAGGAGGGCCCCgtcagggaggaggaggcagagtggGGTGGGGACTGTAACCTGACTGGACCGCCTGCTCTGGTGGGCTCCTATGGCACCTCCCCTGAGGGCATTGGAGGCTACATTCATTCCCACCGGCCCCTGGGCCCAGGAGAGTTTGAGTCCTTCATCGATGTCTATGCTATCCGGAGTGCGGAGG GGGCCCCCCAGAAGGAGGTGTATTTCATGGGCCTCATTGACATTCTGACACAGTATGATGCCAAGAAGAAAGCAGCTCATGCAGCCAAAACTGTCAAGCATGGG GCGGGGGCAGAGATTTCCACTGTCCATCCTGAGCAGTACGCTAAGCGATTCCTGGATTTTATTGCCAACATCTTTGCCTAA
- the Pip4k2c gene encoding phosphatidylinositol 5-phosphate 4-kinase type-2 gamma isoform X3: MLLPDDFKASSKIKVNNHLFHRENLPSHFKFKEYCPQVFRNLRDRFAIDDHDYLVSLTRSPPSETEGSDGRFLISYDRTLVIKEVSSEDIADMHSNLSNYHQYIVKCHGNTLLPQFLGMYRVSVENEDSYMLVMRNMFSHRLPVHRKYDLKGSLVSREASDKEKVKELPTLKDMDFLNKNQKVYIGEEEKKVFLEKLKRDVEFLVQLKIMDYSLLLGIHDIIRGSEPEEEGPVREEEAEWGGDCNLTGPPALVGSYGTSPEGIGGYIHSHRPLGPGEFESFIDVYAIRSAEGAPQKEVYFMGLIDILTQYDAKKKAAHAAKTVKHGAGAEISTVHPEQYAKRFLDFIANIFA, encoded by the exons ATGCTGCTGCCAGATGACTTTAAAGCCAGCTCCAAGATCAAGGTCAACAATCACCTTTTCCATAG AGAAAATCTTCCCAGTCATTTCAAGTTCAAGGAGTACTGTCCCCAGGTCTTCAGGAATCTGCGGGATCGCTTTGCCATTGACGACCACGATTACTTG GTATCCCTTACTCGAAGCCCTCCAAGCGAAACCGAAGGCAGTGATGGCCGCTTCCTTATCTCCTATGACCGCACTCTGGTCATCAAAGAAGTGTCCAGTGAGGACATTGCGGACATGCACAGCAACCTCTCCAACTACCACCAG TACATAGTGAAGTGTCATGGAAACACACTTCTGCCCCAGTTCCTGGGCATGTACCGAGTCAGCGTGGAGAATGAAGACAGCTACATGCTTGTGATGCGTAATATGTTCAGTCATCGTCTTCCTGTGCATAGGAAGTACGACCTCAAG GGCTCTCTAGTGTCCCGGGAAGCCAGCGATAAGGAGAAG GTGAAAGAGCTGCCAACACTGAAGGACATGGACTTTCTCAACAAGAACCAGAAAGTGTACATtggtgaggaggagaagaaagtgtTCCTGGAGAAGCTGAAGCGAGATGTGGAG TTTCTAGTGCAGCTGAAGATCATGGACTACAGCCTTCTGCTGGGCATCCACGACATCATCCGGGGCTCTGAACCGGAGGAGGAGGGCCCCgtcagggaggaggaggcagagtggGGTGGGGACTGTAACCTGACTGGACCGCCTGCTCTGGTGGGCTCCTATGGCACCTCCCCTGAGGGCATTGGAGGCTACATTCATTCCCACCGGCCCCTGGGCCCAGGAGAGTTTGAGTCCTTCATCGATGTCTATGCTATCCGGAGTGCGGAGG GGGCCCCCCAGAAGGAGGTGTATTTCATGGGCCTCATTGACATTCTGACACAGTATGATGCCAAGAAGAAAGCAGCTCATGCAGCCAAAACTGTCAAGCATGGG GCGGGGGCAGAGATTTCCACTGTCCATCCTGAGCAGTACGCTAAGCGATTCCTGGATTTTATTGCCAACATCTTTGCCTAA
- the Pip4k2c gene encoding phosphatidylinositol 5-phosphate 4-kinase type-2 gamma isoform X2, which produces MASSSVPPATAPAAAGGPGPGFGFASKTKKKHFVQQKVKVFRAADPLVGVFLWGVAHSINELSQVPPPVMLLPDDFKASSKIKVNNHLFHRENLPSHFKFKEYCPQVFRNLRDRFAIDDHDYLVSLTRSPPSETEGSDGRFLISYDRTLVIKEVSSEDIADMHSNLSNYHQYIVKCHGNTLLPQFLGMYRVSVENEDSYMLVMRNMFSHRLPVHRKYDLKGSLVSREASDKEKVKELPTLKDMDFLNKNQKVYIGEEEKKVFLEKLKRDVEFLVQLKIMDYSLLLGIHDIIRGSEPEEEGPVREEEAEWGGDCNLTGPPALVGSYGTSPEGIGGYIHSHRPLGPGEFESFIDVYAIRSAEGAPQKEVYFMGLIDILTQYDAKKKAAHAAKTVKHGVRVPHSLSFLA; this is translated from the exons ATGGCGTCCTCCTCCGTCCCTCCCGCCACCGCACCCGCGGCAGCTGGAGGCCCCGGCCCGGGATTCGGCTTCGCCTCCAAAACCAAGAAGAAGCATTTCGTGCAGCAGAAAGTGAAGGTGTTCCGGGCCGCCGACCCGCTGGTGGGCGTGTTCCTGTGGGGCGTCGCCCACTCG ATCAACGAGCTTAGCCAGGTCCCGCCCCCAGTGATGCTGCTGCCAGATGACTTTAAAGCCAGCTCCAAGATCAAGGTCAACAATCACCTTTTCCATAG AGAAAATCTTCCCAGTCATTTCAAGTTCAAGGAGTACTGTCCCCAGGTCTTCAGGAATCTGCGGGATCGCTTTGCCATTGACGACCACGATTACTTG GTATCCCTTACTCGAAGCCCTCCAAGCGAAACCGAAGGCAGTGATGGCCGCTTCCTTATCTCCTATGACCGCACTCTGGTCATCAAAGAAGTGTCCAGTGAGGACATTGCGGACATGCACAGCAACCTCTCCAACTACCACCAG TACATAGTGAAGTGTCATGGAAACACACTTCTGCCCCAGTTCCTGGGCATGTACCGAGTCAGCGTGGAGAATGAAGACAGCTACATGCTTGTGATGCGTAATATGTTCAGTCATCGTCTTCCTGTGCATAGGAAGTACGACCTCAAG GGCTCTCTAGTGTCCCGGGAAGCCAGCGATAAGGAGAAG GTGAAAGAGCTGCCAACACTGAAGGACATGGACTTTCTCAACAAGAACCAGAAAGTGTACATtggtgaggaggagaagaaagtgtTCCTGGAGAAGCTGAAGCGAGATGTGGAG TTTCTAGTGCAGCTGAAGATCATGGACTACAGCCTTCTGCTGGGCATCCACGACATCATCCGGGGCTCTGAACCGGAGGAGGAGGGCCCCgtcagggaggaggaggcagagtggGGTGGGGACTGTAACCTGACTGGACCGCCTGCTCTGGTGGGCTCCTATGGCACCTCCCCTGAGGGCATTGGAGGCTACATTCATTCCCACCGGCCCCTGGGCCCAGGAGAGTTTGAGTCCTTCATCGATGTCTATGCTATCCGGAGTGCGGAGG GGGCCCCCCAGAAGGAGGTGTATTTCATGGGCCTCATTGACATTCTGACACAGTATGATGCCAAGAAGAAAGCAGCTCATGCAGCCAAAACTGTCAAGCATGGGGTGAGAGTTCCCCACAGCCTTTCCTTCTTGGCTTGA